Proteins encoded by one window of Vanacampus margaritifer isolate UIUO_Vmar chromosome 17, RoL_Vmar_1.0, whole genome shotgun sequence:
- the rftn1a gene encoding raftlin — protein sequence MGCRLPKLRKAEESQSPGNIYSTLRRPQVETKVGVSYTYHFLDFLLGKEEVPVSSVLCLSSVRELPVQVRELYAQGFVLVSVHPFVHPCGPHHAHIQRQLHRAVLVRETPSWEKSQEKRWWRHRLETDVCAAGHQAADPEVIQSYVKRIQDVAEQGVMFVGFLQQPGGAPCFTTNWDPDELSSLHSSPSPIHRHPLSTKSSPTDPSEPRHNDSEPAGLPFEPLERHHESVEHTARDHKPALSSEAADVPAQPSEVNPKASNERIQTSLIPLIESLEATNQPSYHTDAVQQCESQNPAGKAQESPESTNGQEERSPTELRETSESNSKPASRRDRKELAPDLTWNNNHICVKNSETVQARLQLFALYNSTGELNTSLRFYSLRVPLRVQKEAGLITEVDGDWLDHMTQHFTNGAQLIDGFFHLRDENDNGVSSVDSVFIFHNSTEETTSTSYDAIVVEQWTVINGVVVKADYIPLLQSLAPYGWRLMCVLPTPIVKTNSDGSLSTKQILFLQRPVLQRKRKDFKMLNLRGRHKTKKHSCGEMLEEAEDRSLVSETEMGKLRRIKEDDVEGRRGWARGRTEGWSEEADEDAHQRGLRFLSGSLASVEGEEDEEETDIDSVLTSKREKSVRWTDVCHRDGGGIKEEVKPDERIKHQLFSGVC from the exons AGGTGCCAGTGTCGTCGGTGCTTTGCCTGTCTTCAGTCCGAGAACTTCCCGTCCAGGTCAGAGAGCTCTACGCGCAGGGTTTTGTCTTGGTCTCCGTCCACCCGTTTGTGCACCCCTGTGGCCCGCATCACGCCCACATCCAGCGGCAGCTTCACCGGGCTGTCCTGGTGCGAGAAACCCCAAG TTGGGAGAAAAGCCAGGAAAAGCGATGGTGGCGGCATCGTCTGGAGACGGACGTGTGTGCGGCCGGTCATCAGGCGGCTGACCCAGAGGTCATTCAGAGCTACGTCAAGAGG ATCCAGGACGTAGCAGAGCAAGGGGTGATGTTTGTGGGCTTTCTCCAGCAGCCAGGAGGGGCGCCCTGCTTCACGACTAACTGGGACCCCGATGAGTTGTCCTCCTTGCACTCCAGCCCCTCCCCTATTCACCGACACCCCCTCAGCACTAAGTCCAGCCCAACAGATCCTTCAGAACCGCGCCATAATGACTCGGAGCCCGCCGGCCTCCCTTTTGAACCTTTAGAGCGACACCATGAAAGTGTAGAACATACTGCACGGGATCACAAGCCTGCGCTGAGCTCAGAAGCAGCAGACGTCCCCGCTCAGCCTTCAGAAGTCAACCCAAAGGCATCAAATGAGCGGATTCAGACCTCGCTGATCCCACTCATAGAGTCACTTGAAGCAACAAACCAACCTTCATATCACACAGACGCAGTTCAACAATGTGAAAGTCAGAACCCGGCCGGGAAAGCCCAAGAGAGTCCAGAAAGCACAAACGGACAAGAGGAGCGTAGCCCAACGGAGCTTCGAGAAACCTCGGAGAGCAATTCCAAACCTGCAAGTCGGCGAGACCGAAAAGAATTGGCACCGGACCTTACTTGGAACAACAACCATATCTGCGTAAAAAACTCTGAGACAGTACAGGCTC GGCTCCAACTGTTTGCCTTATACAACTCTACGGGCGAACTCAACACATCTTTGAGGTTCTACTCGCTTAGAGTGCCCTTGCGAGTTCAAAAGGAGGCGGGACTTATTACAGAAGTCGATGGCGATTGGCTCGACCACATGACTCAGCACTTTACCAACGGCGCGCAACTCATTGACGGCTTTTTTCACCTCAGAGATGAGAACG ATAATGGGGTTTCATCGGTAGACAGTGTGTTCATTTTCCACAACTCGACAGAGGAGACCACAAGCACCTCCTACGACGCCATTGTGGTAGAGCAGTGGACTGTCATCAAT GGTGTGGTGGTGAAGGCAGACTACATCCCGCTGCTGCAGTCTCTTGCTCCCTATGGATGGAGGCTCATGTGTGTGTTACCGACACCCATTGTCAAGACCAACAG TGATGGGAGTTTGTCGACTAAGCAAATCCTCTTCCTTCAGAGACCTGTTTTGCAGCGCAAGAGAAAAGACTTCAAG ATGCTGAACCTCCGAGGTCgccacaagacaaaaaaacactcatGTGGAGAGATGCTTGAGGAGGCCGAGGACAGGTCCCTCGTCTCGGAGACGGAGATGGGCAAGTTGAGACGCATAAAAGAGGACGACGTGGAGGGGAGGAGGGGCTGGGCCAGAGGACGGACGGAAGGATGGAGCGAGGAGGCCGATGAGGACGCGCATCAAAGGGGTCTCCGCTTCCTCTCGGGCAGCCTGGCGTCTGTTGAAGGcgaagaggacgaggaggagacgGATATTGACAGTGTTCTGACATCCAAACGGGAAAAGTCGGTGAGGTGGACAGATGTGTGCCACAGAGACGGTGGAGGAATCAAAGAGGAGGTAAAGCCAGATGAGCGCATCAAACACCAACTCTTTTCCGGTGTCTGTTGA
- the oxnad1 gene encoding oxidoreductase NAD-binding domain-containing protein 1: MSVHCVLTSAGRSFSLSSPAVGLLRRLLPALCHITRSNMSSKRQMDHLERTASNQRQNAVYAAQVCGIMNESDSVKRLRLTAHPDFNFKAGQWVDFFIPGVDKVGGFSMCSSPGLLQREGVVELAVKSANHPPARWVHTACTLGSQVAVRVGGDFYFDPSPSDPAVDLLLVAGGVGINPLYSILSHAADLLQLSRASGGRAYNIGSVHLCYSAKTTEELLFKNPILRACKEFPDKLTCEFHVTQQRTDIEPHLQPFVNRRRIAEDELQTHVDPQRTLCYLCGPPPMIEAISQTLVNLGLPQDRILFEKWW; encoded by the exons ATGAGCGTCCACTGCGTTCTGACGTCCGCTGGCCGTAGCTTCTCTTTATCGTCTCCCGCAGTTGGCCTGCTTCGCCGTCTCCTACCTGCTTTGTGTCACATCACACG AAGTAACATGTCCTCCAAAAGACAAATGGACCATCTAGAGAGGACAGCAAGCAACCAAAGACAAAAT GCTGTGTATGCTGCCCAAGTATGCGGCATCATGAATGAGTCGGATTCTGTAAAACGTCTCAGGTTAACTGCCCATCCAGACTTTAACTTCAAGGCGGGACAGTG GGTGGACTTCTTCATCCCCGGAGTGGACAAGGTGGGCGGTTTCTCCATGTGCTCCAGCCCAGGGCTGCTGCAGAGGGAGGGCGTCGTGGAGCTGGCAGTCAAATCTGCCAATCACCCGCCAGCGCGCTGGGTTCACACGGCG TGCACTCTGGGCTCTCAGGTGGCGGTGCGCGTCGGCGGAGACTTCTACTTTGACCCCTCACCTTCGGACCCCGCCGTCGATCTGCTGCTGGTCGCCGGCGGCGTGGGCATCAACCCGCTGTACTCCATTTTGTCGCACGCGGCCGATTTGCTGCAGCTCAGCCGAGCATCCGGCGGGCGGGCCTACAACATCGGCTCAGTCCACCTCTGCTACAGCGCTAAGACCACTGAGGAGCTGCTCTTCAAG AATCCGATCCTGCGGGCGTGCAAGGAGTTTCCAGACAAGTTGACTTGTGAATTTCATGTCACCCAGCAGCGCACAGATATCGAGCCACATCTCCAGCCTTTTGTCAACC GTCGGAGAATCGCAGAAGATGAGTTGCAGACACACGTGGACCCCCAGAGGACTTTGTGTTACCTATGTGGACCTCCGCCCATGATTGAGGCGATTTCCCAAACTCTCGTGAACCTTGGCCTACCGCAAGACAGAATTCTCTTTGAGAAATGGTGGTAG
- the LOC144037398 gene encoding uncharacterized protein LOC144037398: MTERVKWWKAFLPKKKPGGPKDSNSPYVYGQEFDPFAQDKSKESKSTTEQSHPQQESTNGSCLFSNETYDDSHMESLFNEQTCRRNMSVSRSGRYKEKRRVRIGIPVEDKSTENVAPAKDDIR, encoded by the coding sequence ATGACCGAGAGGGTAAAATGGTGGAAAGCCTTCCTGCCAAAGAAGAAGCCGGGAGGCCCCAAGGACTCCAATAGCCCGTACGTGTACGGACAAGAATTTGACCCTTTTGCCCAAGACAAGTCCAAAGAGTCCAAGAGCACCACTGAGCAGTCTCACCCCCAACAAGAGTCCACCAACGGCTCCTGCCTCTTCAGCAACGAGACCTACGACGACTCCCACATGGAGTCCCTCTTCAACGAGCAGACTTGCCGCAGAAATATGAGCGTGTCCCGCTCGGGCCGATATAAAGAGAAGAGGAGGGTTCGAATAGGAATTCCCGTGGAGGATAAAAGCACGGAGAACGTGGCGCCGGCGAAAGATGACATTCGGTGA
- the wipf3 gene encoding WAS/WASL-interacting protein family member 3, with protein sequence MPMPLPPPPPPPPPPPPPLAPPPPPPPSSAPPLFPVESPKVQSSGGGGRSALLADIQKGARLKKVTQVNDRSAPVVEKPKATSGDLSSNVGAAQGPCGGAAPMGPSLGGLFAGGFPTLRPIGQRDSAGKTPVFRSSSSASLKPMWNTPSLADLIGPFAGVGPRPLASSSAPPSPTHASKHLAPLPVAAPATPATPAPPSAAPPPPPPPPPPPPPPQAFQDRPANRPPPLPSCPPPPPPSQVTKPTWLPIQHYQHATNAPPLTPPPPSYNPPSLPGDRSSWSFYPPAPPVVYSEPAKFPILRDYSPLGPPPPPPPPPLPSSYTPSCPSTLPPPPPRIPAVPSPALRFLPPSYPCNAPTRRPPAVPRSAGASRLAPPPAPPARSPSTELSNRIPPPPPPPPLPPSSVRNGPLHGLDDFESKFQFHPIEDLPPPDEFKPFPRIYPSKENRVNPAPHGIRSHLR encoded by the exons ATGCCGatgccgctgccgccgccgccgccgccgccgccgccgccgccgcctcccctGGCGCCACCTCCCCCGCCGCCCCCCAGCAGTGCACCTCCACTG TTTCCAGTGGAGTCTCCTAAGGTCCAATCTAGCGGAGGTGGTGGCAGGAGCGCTCTGTTAGCCGACATCCAGAAGGGAGCCAGACTCAAGAAGGTCACGCAGGTCAATGACCGCAGTGCCCCTGTTGTAGAGA AGCCCAAGGCGACAAGTGGAGATTTGTCCAGCAATGTCGGTGCTGCCCAGGGTCCATGTGGAGGTGCGGCACCCATGGGGCCATCCTTAGGTGGGCTGTTTGCAGGGGGGTTTCCCACCCTAAGGCCGATAGGGCAACGAGACTCGGCAGGCAAGACGCCAG TGTTCCGCTCAAGCTCCTCAGCCTCACTCAAGCCGATGTGGAACACGCCCAGTTTGGCGGACTTGATCGGCCCCTTCGCAGGTGTCGGCCCCCGTCCGCTGGCCTCTTCCTCTGCCCCACCCTCGCCCACTCACGCCAGCAAGCATCTTGCTCCTCTCCCTGTGGCTGCTCCCGCTACGCCGGCAACACCTGCCCCGCCCtctgctgctcctcctcctcctcctcctcctcctcctcccccgccCCCACCTCAAGCCTTCCAGGACCGCCCCGCCAACAGGCCTCCACCTCTGCCCTCTTGCCCACCCCCTCCGCCCCCATCTCAGGTCACAAAGCCCACCTGGCTTCCCATCCAGCACTACCAACACGCCACCAACGCCCCACCCTTGACGCCTCCCCCGCCATCTTACAATCCACCTTCTCTCCCTGGGGACCGCTCCTCTTGGTCCTTCTACCCTCCAGCGCCCCCTGTTGTCTATTCTGAACCTGCAAAGTTCCCCATCCTGCGTGACTATAGCCCTCTAGGACCaccgcccccaccaccacctcccCCTCTCCCAAGTTCTTACACTCCCAGCTGCCCATCCACTCTACCGCCGCCCCCACCCAGAATTCCTGCCGTGCCCTCGCCGGCCTTACGTTTTCTCCCGCCGTCATACCCATGCAACGCTCCAACCAGACGACCGCCTGCTGTGCCAAGAAGTGCAG GTGCCAGCCGTCTggctcctcctccagctcctccagcaCGTTCCCCCTCCACCGAGCTGTCCAACCGcatccctccccctcctccgccGCCTCCCCTTCCCCCGTCCAGCGTCAGGAATGGACCCCTGCATGGCCTGG ATGACTTTGAATCCAAATTCCAGTTCCACCCAATAGAAGATTTACCTCCTCCGGATGAATTCAAGCCTTTCCCTCGCATCTACCCAAGCAAGGAAAACAGAG TAAACCCCGCCCCCCACGGGATCAGGTCACACCTCAGATGA